The following are encoded in a window of Oreochromis aureus strain Israel breed Guangdong linkage group 10, ZZ_aureus, whole genome shotgun sequence genomic DNA:
- the LOC116336180 gene encoding spectrin family protein isoform X2 — protein sequence MEWDHRERDSCLSPAAFVNQVQYSNILEGRFKQLQDEREAVQKKTFTKWVNSHLGRVTCRIGDLYTDLRDGRMLIRLLEVLSGEQLPKPTKGRMRIHCLENVDKALQFLKEQKVHLENMGSHDIVDGNHRLTLGLIWTIILRFQIQDISVETEDNKEKKSAKDALLLWCQMKTAGYPNVNIHNFTTSWRDGLAFNAIVHKHRPDLIEFDNLKRSNAHYNLQNAFNVAEKELGLTKLLDPEDVNVDQPDEKSIITYVATYYHYFSKMKALAVEGKRIGKVLDYAIEADQLIEKYETLASELLQWIEQTIVTLNDRQLANSLSAVQNQLQAFNSYRTVEKPPKFTEKGNLEVLLFTIQSKMRANNQKVYMPREGKLISDINKAWERLEKAEHERELALRNELIRQEKLEMLAARFDRKAAMRETWLSENQRLVSQDNFGTDLGAVEAATRKHEAIETDIGAYWERVAAVEAVAKELEAEGYHDVRRILARRDNVLRLWEYLKELLAARRERLNAHRDLQRLFQEMRYIMDWMADEKGRLQSQDSGKHLHDVLDLLQKHNLVEADISAQAERIKAVQGAANRFTSHEQAYKPCEPGLVSEKVELLGQAYEELGQLAANRRERLEDSRRLWQFLWDLGEEAAWIREQEQILASGDCGRDLTSALHLLSKHEAFRDEMAARYGPLSNSIAAGEDLVKEGHFGASEVTERIQDIRAQWAHLEETTKQREQSLKEAVALHQFQTDANDMEAWIMETLRQVSSQEVGHDEFSTQTLARKQREIEEEIQSHHPLIDSLHEQVQALPQAYVHYPEVDGRLPAIEQRYEELETLSAARRQALEGALALYRMFSEAGACQLWVEEKEQWLDSMEIPTKLEDLEVVQQRFETLEPEMNNLGTRVTDVNQVAEQLLNSDSCNKDQIHQTTDQLNNRWKEFQQLAGQKKQDLESALNIQNYHLECNEIQTWMKEKTKVIESTQSLGNDLAGVMALQRKLTGMERDLEAIQGKLDDLRNEAEKLAKEHPDQAGEIQGRLAEIQEVWEELNATMKRREESLGEASKLQGFLRDLDDFQSWLSRTQTAVASEDIPTSLPEAESLLAQHESIKNEVDNYKEDYEKMRAVGEEVTQGQTDAQHMFLAQRLQALDTGWHELRRMWENRHSLLAQAFDFQTFLRDAKQAEAFLNSQEYVLSHTEMPTSLQAAEEAIKKHEDFLTTTEASEEKITGVVEAGRRLINDSNANSDKIQEKVDSIQERHLKNKEAANELLTKLKDNRELQHFLQDGQELTLWINEKMLTAQDMSYDEARNLHSKWQKHQAFMAELASNKDWLDKIDKEGQALVAEKPELKPVVQQTLEDLQRQWEELESTTRTKAQCLFDANRAELFTQSCSALDVWLKNLEGQLQSDDYGKDLTSVNILLKKHQMLEHQMEVREKEVQALKSQALALSQEDAGLAEIDGQQRRVTDSFASLQDPLNLRRQQLLASKEAHQFNRDLEDEILWVTERMPLATSTDHGKDLPTVQLLIKKNQTLQKEIQGHQPRIDDIHRRGKTQTQVDGERQSVLEDRLVELQSLWDQLIAETDKRHDRLIEANRAQQFYADAAEAEAWMGEQELHMMSEEKAKDEQSALVMVKKHQILEQALEDYAQTIHQLANSSRLMVNNEHPESERITLRQAQVDKLYAGLKDLAEERRGRLQERLRLTQLKREVDDLEQWIAEREVVAGSHELGQDYEHVTMLRDKFREFARDTSTIGQERVDGVNALADDLIESGHPENASVAEWKDGLNEAWADLLELIDTRTQMLAASYELHRFHQDAMEVLGRVKEKREALPSELGRDLNTVQHLHRQHTAFEHDIQALSGQVNQVQDDAARLQKAYAGEKADDIHRSEHAVTSAWEGLLEAGEARRLLLLDTVEKFRFFNMVRDLMLWMDGVNLQIDAHDSPRDVSSAGLVIANHQDIRSEIDARTDSFTACIEMGNTLINKNHYASDEIREKLTQLQEKRDKINKKWQDKMDHLQIVLEVLQFGRDAYVAESWLAGQEPLVRAAELGSNVDEVESLIKRHEAFEKLATAWEERFVQLEKLTTLEEQEIQRRREEEERARRPPTPPPVEVPQSETESQPHDSAARTSLDQTTLNQSVSVNGVHSDNDTSQGSESESVNGPGRDSGLASSRVDPSATLPSRGAADLEPETMEGMLCRKQEMESHSKKAASRSWQNVYCVLRKGSIGFYKDGKSASNGIPYHGEVPISLGEAVCEIAHDYKKRKHVFKLRLGDGKEYLFQAKDEAEMSSWIQSILSSIPKGSGDSPGAQRPLSRAMTMPPISPSSGEAGGVTMRNKDGKDKDREKRFSFFGKKK from the exons ATGAGCGTGAAGCAGtacagaagaaaacatttaccAAATGGGTAAATTCTCACTTAGGCCGAGTAACCTGTCGCATTGGTGACTTGTACACCGACCTACGGGATGGGCGCATGCTAATCCGCCTTCTGGAAGTGCTCtcaggagaacagctg CCAAAACCTACTAAGGGCCGCATGCGTATCCACTGCCTTGAAAATGTTGACAAAGCCCTACAGTTTCTTAAGGAGCAAAAAGTCCATCTGGAAAATATGGGCTCACATGACATTGTGGATGGGAATCACCGTCTCACCCTGGGTCTCATCTGGACCATCATCCTTCGCTTCCAG ATTCAAGACATCAGTGTGGAAACTGAGGACAACAAGGAGAAGAAATCAGCTAAAGATGCCCTGCTGCTTTGGTGCCAAATGAAAACTGCTGG ATACCCAAATGTCAACATCCACAACTTCACTACCAGTTGGAGAGATGGTCTAGCGTTCAATGCCATCGTGCACAAACACAG ACCCGACCTGATTGAGTTTGACAACCTGAAGAGGTCCAACGCTCACTACAATCTCCAAAATGCTTTCAATGTGGCTGAGAAGGAACTGGGGCTTACCAAGCTGCTGGACCCAGAAG atGTCAATGTGGATCAGCCTGATGAAAAGTCTATAATTACCTATGTGGCAACTTACTATCATTACTTCTCCAAGATGAAAGCCCTGGCAGTGGAGGGCAAAAGAATTGGCAAG GTGCTTGACTATGCTATTGAGGCCGACCAGCTGATAGAGAAGTATGAGACCCTGGCCTCTGAGCTGCTGCAGTGGATCGAGCAGACCATAGTGACACTCAATGATCGGCAGCTGGCTAACTCTCTGAGTGCTGTACAGAACCAGCTCCAAGCTTTTAACTCCTACAGGACTGTGGAGAAACCTCCCAA ATTTACAGAGAAAGGAAACTTGGAGGTTCTTCTTTTTACTATCCAAAGCAAAATGAGAGCAAACAATCAGAAGGTTTACATGCCAAGAGAGGGAAAACTCATTTCTGACATCAATAAG GCATGGGAACGACTGGAAAAGGCAGAACATGAACGTGAGCTGGCACTGAGAAATGAGTTGATTCGCCAGGAGAAACTGGAGATGCTCGCTGCTCGCTTTGACAGGAAAGCCGCTATGCGGGAGACATGGCTGAGTGAGAACCAGAGACTGGTGTCTCAG GATAATTTTGGAACTGACCTGGGAGCAGTGGAAGCTGCCACCCGTAAGCACGAGGCAATTGAGACAGACATCGGGGCATACTGGGAGCGTGTGGCCGCAGTGGAGGCTGTCGCCAAAGAGCTGGAGGCAGAGGGATATCATGATGTGCGGCGCATACTCGCACGAAGGGATAATGTGCTTCGACTCTGGGAATACTTGAAAGAGCTTCTGGCTGCACGCAGAGAGCGTCTGAATGCCCACCGTGACCTACAGAGGCTGTTTCAGGAGATGCGTTACATCATGGACTGGATGGCAGATGAGAAG ggtcgtctgcagtctCAGGACAGCGGAAAACATTTGCATGATGTGTTAGACCTACTGCAAAAGCACAATCTGGTAGAGGCTGATATTTCTGCTCAGGCAGAGAGGATCAAGGCAGTGCAAGGAGCTGCAAACCGCTTCACTTCCCATGAGCAGG CCTATAAACCTTGTGAGCCTGGACTAGTTAGTGAGAAGGTCGAGCTGCTGGGTCAAGCCTATGAAGAACTTGGTCAGCTTGCTGCGAATCGCAGAGAGCGCCTAGAGGACTCACGGCGTCTGTGGCAGTTCCTGTGGGATCTCGGAGAGGAGGCAGCCTGGATCCGAGAGCAGGAACAGATCCTGGCTAGTGGAGACTGTGGCCGTGACCTTACTTCTGCCCTTCACCTACTCAGTAAACATGAGGCTTTCAGGGATGAGATGGCAGCCCGGTATGGCCCCCTGAGTAACAGCATTGCTGCTGGAGAAGATTTGGTTAAAGAAGGGCATTTTGGAGCTTCCGAAGTAACTGAGAGGATTCAAGACATCCGTGCACAGTGGGCCCATCTGGAGGAG ACAACTAAGCAAAGAGAGCAGAGCCTTAAGGAAGCCGTGGCCCTGCATCAGTTTCAGACGGATGCCAATGACATGGAGGCATGGATCATGGAGACACTTAGACAGGTATCCAGTCAGGAGGTGGGCCACGATGAGTTCTCTACCCAAACTCTAGCTcgcaagcagagggagatagAAGAGGAGATCCAGAGTCACCACCCCCTAATCGACTCCCTGCACGAGCAGGTCCAAGCACTGCCACAGGCCTATGTACATTACCCTGAA GTAGATGGTCGTCTGCCTGCTATTGAACAACGTTATGAAGAACTGGAGACCCTGTCAGCAGCTCGACGCCAGGCTCTGGAAGGTGCCCTGGCCCTCTACCGCATGTTCAGTGAAGCTGGTGCCTGTCAGCTCTGGGTGGAGGAAAAGGAACAGTGGTTAGATAGCATGGAGATCCCTACAAAGCTGGAGGACTTGGAGGTCGTACAGCAAAG ATTTGAGACACtggaacctgagatgaacaacCTAGGAACCCGTGTCACTGATGTGAACCAAGTGGCAGAGCAGCTGCTGAACTCAGACAGCTGTAACAAAGACCAAATCCACCAGACAACAGACCAACTAAACAACAG ATGGAAGGAGTTTCAGCAACTGGCTGGACAAAAGAAACAAGATCTTGAGTCGGCTCTCAACATCCAGAACTATCACCTCGAGTGTAATGAGATCCAGActtggatgaaggaaaagaccAAAGTTATTGAATCTACTCAGAGTCTTGGCAATGACTTGGCGGGAGTGATGGCACTACAACGCAAACTCACTGGCATGGAGAGGGACCTTGAGGCTATCCAG GGAAAATTAGATGACTTGAGAAATGAGGCAGAAAAGTTGGCCAAAGAACATCCAGATCAAGCAGGAGAGATCCAAGGACGCTTGGCAGAGATTCAAGAGGTGTGGGAGGAATTGAACGCCACCATGAAGCGACGGGAAGAGTCACTGGGAGAAGCTAGCAAGCTACAGGGTTTCCTCAGGGATTTGGATGACTTCCAGTCCTGGCTGTCCCGCACCCAGACAGCCGTGGCCTCAGAGGACATTCCCACTTCTCTGCCTGAGGCTGAGAGTTTGCTAGCCCAGCATGAGAGCATCAAGAACGAGGTGGATAACTATAAGGAGGACTATGAAAAGATGCGTGCGGTTGGTGAGGAGGTCACCCAAGGTCAGACAGATGCCCAGCACATGTTTTTGGCCCAGAGGCTCCAGGCATTGGACACTGGCTGGCATGAGTTGCGGCGCATGTGGGAGAATCGGCACAGCCTGTTGGCCCAAGCCTTCGATTTCCAGACTTTCCTGAGAGATGCAAAGCAGGCAGAGGCATTCCTTAACAGCCAG GAGTACGTGCTGTCCCACACAGAGATGCCCACCAGTCTTCAGGCAGCAGAGGAGGCCATTAAGAAGCATGAGGATTTCCTCACCACCACAGAGGCCAGTGAAGAGAAAATAACTGGTGTGGTGGAAGCTGGAAGGCGCCTCATTAATGACTCTAATGCAAACTCTGATAAGATCCAGGAAAAAGTTGATTCAATCCAGGAAAG ACATCTTAAGAATAAAGAGGCTGCAAATGAGCTGCTGACCAAGCTTAAGGATAACCGGGAACTTCAGCACTTCCTCCAAGATGGACAAGAG CTCACCTTGTGGATAAATGAGAAGATGCTGACGGCTCAGGACATGTCTTATGATGAGGCTAGAAATCTTCACAGCAAGTGGCAGAAACACCAGGCATTCATGGCAGAGCTGGCCTCCAACAAAGACTGGCTCGACAAAATTGATAAG GAGGGTCAGGCACTGGTTGCTGAGAAGCCTGAGCTGAAACCTGTTGTCCAGCAGACCCTGGAGGACCTGCAGCGTCAGTGGGAGGAGCTGGAAAGCACAACTCGCACGAAGGCTCAGTGCTTATTTGATGCTAACAGAGCAGAGCTCTTCACACAGAGCTGCTCCGCTCTAGATGTTTGGCTGAAAAACCTTGAAGGTCAGCTGCAAAGTGATGACTATGGAAAAGATCTGACCAGCGTGAACATCCTCCTCAAGAAGCACCAG ATGCTGGAGCATCAAATGGAGGTCAGAGAGAAGGAGGTGCAGGCCCTGAAGTCTCAGGCTCTGGCTCTATCCCAGGAAGATGCTGGACTGGCTGAGATAGATGGTCAGCAAAGGCGTGTCACTGATAGCTTTGCCAGCCTCCAGGACCCACTCAACCTCAGGAGACAGCAGCTGCTCGCTTCCAAAGAAGCACATCAGTTCAACAGAGACCTGGAGGATGAAATT CTGTGGGTGACAGAAAGGATGCCGCTAGCAACCTCCACAGACCATGGAAAAGACTTGCCCACTGTACAGCTGCTAATCAAGAAGAACCAG ACTTTGCAGAAGGAGATCCAAGGCCATCAGCCTCGCATCGATGACATCCACAGACGAGGCAAGACTCAGACCCAGGTAGATGGTGAACGCCAGTCTGTTCTGGAGGATCGCCTAGTTGAACTGCAGAGCCTTTGGGACCAGTTGATCGCTGAGACAGACAAGCGCCATGACCGTCTAATAGAGGCTAATCGTGCCCAGCAGTTCTATGCCGATGCTGCGGAGGCAGAGGCCTGGATGGGAGAGCAAGAGTTGCACATGATGTCGGAAGAAAAAGCCAAG gaTGAGCAAAGTGCTCTAGTGATGGTCAAGAAGCACCAGATTCTTGAGCAGGCGCTTGAAGACTACGCCCAAACCATCCACCAATTGGCCAACAGCAGTCGTCTCATGGTCAACAATGAACACCCAGAGAG CGAAAGAATCACCTTACGACAAGCCCAAGTTGACAAGCTGTACGCAGGTCTGAAGGACCTTGCTGAGGAGCGTCGGGGACGGCTTCAGGAGAGGCTGAGGCTGACCCAGCTGAAGCGGGAGGTGGATGACCTGGAACAGTGGATTGCAGAGAGAGAGGTGGTTGCTGGCTCCCATGAACTAGGACAGGACTATGAACATGTCACA ATGCTGAGGGACAAGTTCCGGGAGTTTGCTCGTGACACTAGCACTATCGGCCAAGAGCGTGTGGATGGTGTAAATGCACTGGCAGATGATCTGATTGAGTCGGGTCATCCTGAGAATGCCAGTGTTGCTGAATGGAAAGACGGTTTAAACGAGGCCTGGGCTGACCTGCTGGAGCTGATTGACACACGCACGCAAATGTTGGCAGCCTCTTATGAGCTGCACCGCTTCCATCAAGATGCCATGGAGGTGCTTGGACGTGTTAAGGAGAAGAGGGAAGCACTGCCTTCTGAACTTGGCCGTGACCTTAACACTGTccagcatctgcacagacagcacacCGCTTTTGAACATGACATCCAGGCCCTCAGCGGACAG GTGAATCAAGTGCAGGACGATGCTGCACGTCTGCAGAAGGCCTACGCTGGTGAGAAAGCGGATGACATTCACAGAAGCGAACATGCTGTGACTTCTGCCTGGGAGGGCCTGCTCGAGGCTGGCGAGGCTCGCAGGCTCCTCCTGCTGGACACCGTGGAGAAATTCCGCTTCTTCAACATGGTGCGAGACCTCATGCTCTGGATGGATGGTGTGAACCTGCAGATTGATGCACATGACAGCCCAAG ggaTGTATCTTCTGCAGGGTTGGTAATTGCCAATCATCAAGACATCAGATCAGAGATTGATGCTAGGACAGACAGCTTCACTGCTTGTATTGAGATGGGAAATACTTTGATCAACAAAAACCACTATGCATCTGATGAG ATCCGAGAAAAACTGACTCAACTCCAGGAAAAAAGAGATAAGAtcaacaaaaaatggcaagacaAGATGGACCATTTACAAATTG TGCTGGAGGTGTTGCAGTTCGGACGTGATGCTTATGTGGCAGAGTCGTGGTTGGCTGGACAAGAACCTCTGGTGCGTGCAGCAGAGTTGGGCTCAAATGTGGATGAAGTAGAGAGCCTAATTAAGCGCCATGAAGCCTTTGAGAAACTCGCCACGGCTTGGGAAGAGCGCTTCGTGCAGCTGGAGAAGCTCACTACA CTTGAAGAGCAAGAAATTCAGAGGAGgcgggaggaagaggagagagcGAGGCGACCTCCTACTCCTCCACCAGTAGAAGTGCCACAGTCTGAGACAGAAAGTCAACCACATGATTCTGCAGCCAG AACCAGTCTGGACCAGACCACTCTCAATCAGTCCGTGTCAGTGAACGGAGTACACAGCGACAATGACACATCACAA GGCTCAGAGTCTGAGTCGGTGAACGGACCGGGCAGAGACAGCGGACTGGCATCGTCTCGCGTCGATCCGTCTGCCACTTTACCGAGCAGAGGCGCGGCAGACTTGGAGCCAGAGACCATGGAGGGGATGCTCTGTCGAAAACAGGAGATGGAGTCTCACAGCAAAAAGGCAGCTAGCAG GTCCTGGCAGAATGTGTATTGTGTCCTACGAAAAGGAAGTATTGGTTTCTATAAAGACGGCAAGAGTGCTAGCAACGGCATTCCATACCACGGAGAAGTTCCCATCAGCTTGGGAGAGGCTGTGTGTGAAATAGCCCATGACTATAAGAAGAGGAAACATGTATTCAAGCTCAG GTTAGGGGATGGGAAAGAGTACCTGTTCCAAGCAAAGGATGAG GCGGAGATGAGCTCGTGGATTCAGTCCATCCTTAGCTCCATTCCAAAAGGATCAGGAGACTCGCCTGGAGCTCAACGGCCCCTCAGCCGTGCCATGACGATGCCTCCCATCTCGCCCAGCTCAGGTGAAGCTGGAGGCGTTACCATGCGCAACAAGGATGGGAAAGACAAGGATCGCGAGAAGAGGTTCAGCTTCTTCGGcaagaagaaataa